One genomic segment of Misgurnus anguillicaudatus chromosome 25, ASM2758022v2, whole genome shotgun sequence includes these proteins:
- the itgb1a gene encoding integrin beta-1a isoform X1: protein MDLRLLFISILLGVICYSSGQQEGNECIKANVLSCGDCIQVGAKCGWCTDINFLKQGEPTSARCDELESLKKRGCDVSKVENPRGSQRTIRNKPVTNRKKGAEKLQPNDITQIQPQELKLNLRSGEPQNIKLKFKRAEDYPIDLYYLMDLSYSMKDDLENVKNLGTSLMKEMSKITSDFRIGFGSFVEKTVMPYISTTPAKLLNPCTGDQNCTSPFSYKNVLKLTSDGEQFNSLVGKQQISGNLDSPEGGFDAIMQVAVCGDHIGWRDVTRLLVFSTDAGFHFAGDGKLGGIVLPNDGKCHLENNMYTMSHYYDYPSIAHLVQKLSENNIQTIFAVTQEFQPVYKELKNLIPKSAVGTLSANSSNVIDLIIDAYNSLSSEVILENSKLPEGVTITYQSHCKNGIVNDGENGRRCSNISIGDEVSFSINITAQGCPRQGKEEVIKIKPLSFTEEVKITLNFICECDCHKQGIKNSDLCHNGNGTFECGACRCNKGRVGRQCECRKDEVSTEDLDKNCRKDNGTDICSNNGECVCGTCECKKRDNPEERYSGKFCECDNFNCDRSNNKLCGGHGRCECRVCVCDANYTGSACDCSLDTSTCLASNKQICNGRGICECGTCRCTDPKFQGPTCEICPTCPGVCTEHKECVQCRAFGTGEKKDTCERDCSYFNLIKVKDRDKLPQPVQAFPLMHCKERDANDCWFYYTYAVNNTEKEVHVVEELECPPGPDIIPIVAGVVAGIVLIGLALLLIWKLLMIIHDRREFAKFEKEKMNAKWDTTDNPIYKSPINKFQNPNYGRKAVAL from the exons ATGGACCTGAGGTTACTCTTCATATCAATATTATTAGGTGTCATTTGTTACAGCAGTGGACAGCAAG AGGGCAACGAGTGCATTAAAGCCAACGTGTTATCTTGCGGAGATTGCATACAAGTGGGGGCTAAATGTGGATGGTGCACTGATATA AACTTTCTAAAACAGGGAGAACCCACATCGGCTCGCTGTGATGAGCTGGAGTCGCTCAAGAAAAGAGGCTGTGATGTCTCCAAAGTCGAGAACCCACGTGGGAGCCAACGTACCATAAGAAACAAACCAGTGACCAACCGTAAGAAAGGAGCAGAGAAACTTCAACCCAATGACATCACACAGATCCAGCCACAGGAACTCAAACTGAACCTTAGATCTG GTGAGCCTCAGAATATTAAACTGAAGTTCAAGAGGGCTGAGGACTATCCCATTGACCTGTACTACCTTATGGACCTGTCCTACTCAATGAAGGATGATTtggaaaatgtgaaaaaccTGGGAACAAGTTTGATGAAGGAGATGTCCAAGATTACCTCAGATTTCAGGATTG GTTTCGGCTCTTTTGTGGAAAAGACGGTTATGCCGTATATCAGCACCACACCAGCCAAGCTTCTAAACCCTTGTACCGGGGACCAAAACTGTACCAGCCCCTTCAGCTACAAAAACGTGTTGAAACTCACTAGCGATGGGGAGCAGTTTAATTCTCTAGTGGGGAAGCAACAGATATCGGGTAACCTTGACTCACCTGAGGGAGGATTTGACGCTATCATGCAGGTGGCTGTTTGTGGG GATCACATAGGCTGGAGAGATGTCACCCGTTTGTTGGTGTTTTCCACGGATGCAGGTTTTCATTTTGCTGGAGACGGAAAACTTGGCGGAATCGTTCTTCCCAATGATGGAAAATGCCACCTGGAAAACAACATGTACACAATGAGCCATTAT TATGATTATCCCTCCATCGCCCACCTGGTTCAGAAACTGAGTGAAAACAATATTCAGACCATATTTGCTGTCACACAAGAATTTCAGCCTGTTTACAAA GAACTTAAAAACTTAATTCCAAAGTCTGCAGTGGGCACGCTGTCAGCAAACTCCAGCAATGTTATCGATCTTATTATTGATGCCTACAAT TCTCTCTCCTCCGAGGTCATTCTGGAGAACAGTAAACTTCCTGAGGGAGTGACCATCACCTATCAATCACACTGCAAAAACGGTATAGTGAATGATGGAGAAAATGGAAGGAGGTGCTCCAACATCTCCATCGGAGATGAG GTATCCTTCAGCATTAATATCACAGCTCAGGGTTGCCCCAGACAAGGCAAAGAAGAAGTAATTAAGATTAAACCTTTGAGCTTTACTGAGGAGGTCAAGATCACCCTCAACTTCATCTGCGAGTGTGACTGTCACAAGCAGGGCATCAAAAACAGCGACTTGTGCCATAATGGCAATGGCACATTTGAGTGTGGAGCCTGCAG GTGCAATAAGGGACGTGTTGGCAGACAGTGTGAATGTCGTAAAGACGAGGTGTCCACTGAGGACCTGGACAAGAATTGCCGTAAGGACAACGGCACGGACATCTGCAGTAACAACGGCGAGTGCGTGTGCGGCACCTGCGAGTGCAAGAAGAGAGACAATCCTGAGGAACGCTACAGCGGCAAGTTCTGCGAGTGCGACAACTTCAACTGCGACCGTTCCAACAATAAACTCTGCGG AGGACACGGCCGTTGTGAGTGCAGGGTTTGTGTCTGTGATGCTAACTACACTGGAAGCGCGTGTGACTGCTCTCTGGACACCTCTACCTGCCTCGCCTCCAACAAGCAGATCTGTAATGGCAGAGGGATTTGTGAGTGTGGGACCTGCAGGTGCACAGACCCCAAGTTTCAGGGTCCCACCTGTGAGATTTGCCCCACCTGCCCTGGAGTCTGCACTGAACACAA GGAGTGTGTGCAGTGTCGGGCGTTTGGCACCGGAGAGAAGAAAGACACTTGTGAGAGAGACTGTAGTTACTTTAATCTCATCAAGGTGAAGGACAGAGACAAACTCCCTCAACCCGTCCAGGCCTTCCCCCTCATGCACTGCAAAGAGAGAGACGCTAATGACTGCTGGTTTTACTACACATACGCTGTCAATAATACTGAGAAGGAGGTCCATGTTGTGGAAGAATTAG AGTGTCCGCCGGGTCCTGACATCATCCCCATTGTGGCGGGTGTGGTCGCGGGCATCGTTCTGATTGGTCTAGCCCTGCTACTGATCTGGAAGCTGCTCATGATCATTCATGACAGACGCGAGTTCGCAAAGTTTGAGAAAGAGAAGATGAACGCCAAGTGGGACACG ACAGACAATCCAATTTACAAGAGCCCTATTAATAAATTCCAGAATCCAAACTATGGACGTAAAGCTGTTGCTCTCTAA
- the itgb1a gene encoding integrin beta-1a isoform X2, which translates to MDLRLLFISILLGVICYSSGQQEGNECIKANVLSCGDCIQVGAKCGWCTDINFLKQGEPTSARCDELESLKKRGCDVSKVENPRGSQRTIRNKPVTNRKKGAEKLQPNDITQIQPQELKLNLRSGEPQNIKLKFKRAEDYPIDLYYLMDLSYSMKDDLENVKNLGTSLMKEMSKITSDFRIGFGSFVEKTVMPYISTTPAKLLNPCTGDQNCTSPFSYKNVLKLTSDGEQFNSLVGKQQISGNLDSPEGGFDAIMQVAVCGDHIGWRDVTRLLVFSTDAGFHFAGDGKLGGIVLPNDGKCHLENNMYTMSHYYDYPSIAHLVQKLSENNIQTIFAVTQEFQPVYKELKNLIPKSAVGTLSANSSNVIDLIIDAYNSLSSEVILENSKLPEGVTITYQSHCKNGIVNDGENGRRCSNISIGDEVSFSINITAQGCPRQGKEEVIKIKPLSFTEEVKITLNFICECDCHKQGIKNSDLCHNGNGTFECGACRCNKGRVGRQCECRKDEVSTEDLDKNCRKDNGTDICSNNGECVCGTCECKKRDNPEERYSGKFCECDNFNCDRSNNKLCGGHGRCECRVCVCDANYTGSACDCSLDTSTCLASNKQICNGRGICECGTCRCTDPKFQGPTCEICPTCPGVCTEHKECVQCRAFGTGEKKDTCERDCSYFNLIKVKDRDKLPQPVQAFPLMHCKERDANDCWFYYTYAVNNTEKEVHVVEELECPPGPDIIPIVAGVVAGIVLIGLALLLIWKLLMIIHDRREFAKFEKEKMNAKWDTGENPIYKSAVTTVINPKYEGK; encoded by the exons ATGGACCTGAGGTTACTCTTCATATCAATATTATTAGGTGTCATTTGTTACAGCAGTGGACAGCAAG AGGGCAACGAGTGCATTAAAGCCAACGTGTTATCTTGCGGAGATTGCATACAAGTGGGGGCTAAATGTGGATGGTGCACTGATATA AACTTTCTAAAACAGGGAGAACCCACATCGGCTCGCTGTGATGAGCTGGAGTCGCTCAAGAAAAGAGGCTGTGATGTCTCCAAAGTCGAGAACCCACGTGGGAGCCAACGTACCATAAGAAACAAACCAGTGACCAACCGTAAGAAAGGAGCAGAGAAACTTCAACCCAATGACATCACACAGATCCAGCCACAGGAACTCAAACTGAACCTTAGATCTG GTGAGCCTCAGAATATTAAACTGAAGTTCAAGAGGGCTGAGGACTATCCCATTGACCTGTACTACCTTATGGACCTGTCCTACTCAATGAAGGATGATTtggaaaatgtgaaaaaccTGGGAACAAGTTTGATGAAGGAGATGTCCAAGATTACCTCAGATTTCAGGATTG GTTTCGGCTCTTTTGTGGAAAAGACGGTTATGCCGTATATCAGCACCACACCAGCCAAGCTTCTAAACCCTTGTACCGGGGACCAAAACTGTACCAGCCCCTTCAGCTACAAAAACGTGTTGAAACTCACTAGCGATGGGGAGCAGTTTAATTCTCTAGTGGGGAAGCAACAGATATCGGGTAACCTTGACTCACCTGAGGGAGGATTTGACGCTATCATGCAGGTGGCTGTTTGTGGG GATCACATAGGCTGGAGAGATGTCACCCGTTTGTTGGTGTTTTCCACGGATGCAGGTTTTCATTTTGCTGGAGACGGAAAACTTGGCGGAATCGTTCTTCCCAATGATGGAAAATGCCACCTGGAAAACAACATGTACACAATGAGCCATTAT TATGATTATCCCTCCATCGCCCACCTGGTTCAGAAACTGAGTGAAAACAATATTCAGACCATATTTGCTGTCACACAAGAATTTCAGCCTGTTTACAAA GAACTTAAAAACTTAATTCCAAAGTCTGCAGTGGGCACGCTGTCAGCAAACTCCAGCAATGTTATCGATCTTATTATTGATGCCTACAAT TCTCTCTCCTCCGAGGTCATTCTGGAGAACAGTAAACTTCCTGAGGGAGTGACCATCACCTATCAATCACACTGCAAAAACGGTATAGTGAATGATGGAGAAAATGGAAGGAGGTGCTCCAACATCTCCATCGGAGATGAG GTATCCTTCAGCATTAATATCACAGCTCAGGGTTGCCCCAGACAAGGCAAAGAAGAAGTAATTAAGATTAAACCTTTGAGCTTTACTGAGGAGGTCAAGATCACCCTCAACTTCATCTGCGAGTGTGACTGTCACAAGCAGGGCATCAAAAACAGCGACTTGTGCCATAATGGCAATGGCACATTTGAGTGTGGAGCCTGCAG GTGCAATAAGGGACGTGTTGGCAGACAGTGTGAATGTCGTAAAGACGAGGTGTCCACTGAGGACCTGGACAAGAATTGCCGTAAGGACAACGGCACGGACATCTGCAGTAACAACGGCGAGTGCGTGTGCGGCACCTGCGAGTGCAAGAAGAGAGACAATCCTGAGGAACGCTACAGCGGCAAGTTCTGCGAGTGCGACAACTTCAACTGCGACCGTTCCAACAATAAACTCTGCGG AGGACACGGCCGTTGTGAGTGCAGGGTTTGTGTCTGTGATGCTAACTACACTGGAAGCGCGTGTGACTGCTCTCTGGACACCTCTACCTGCCTCGCCTCCAACAAGCAGATCTGTAATGGCAGAGGGATTTGTGAGTGTGGGACCTGCAGGTGCACAGACCCCAAGTTTCAGGGTCCCACCTGTGAGATTTGCCCCACCTGCCCTGGAGTCTGCACTGAACACAA GGAGTGTGTGCAGTGTCGGGCGTTTGGCACCGGAGAGAAGAAAGACACTTGTGAGAGAGACTGTAGTTACTTTAATCTCATCAAGGTGAAGGACAGAGACAAACTCCCTCAACCCGTCCAGGCCTTCCCCCTCATGCACTGCAAAGAGAGAGACGCTAATGACTGCTGGTTTTACTACACATACGCTGTCAATAATACTGAGAAGGAGGTCCATGTTGTGGAAGAATTAG AGTGTCCGCCGGGTCCTGACATCATCCCCATTGTGGCGGGTGTGGTCGCGGGCATCGTTCTGATTGGTCTAGCCCTGCTACTGATCTGGAAGCTGCTCATGATCATTCATGACAGACGCGAGTTCGCAAAGTTTGAGAAAGAGAAGATGAACGCCAAGTGGGACACG GGAGAA
- the itgb1a gene encoding integrin beta-1a isoform X3, whose protein sequence is MDLRLLFISILLGVICYSSGQQEGNECIKANVLSCGDCIQVGAKCGWCTDINFLKQGEPTSARCDELESLKKRGCDVSKVENPRGSQRTIRNKPVTNRKKGAEKLQPNDITQIQPQELKLNLRSGEPQNIKLKFKRAEDYPIDLYYLMDLSYSMKDDLENVKNLGTSLMKEMSKITSDFRIGFGSFVEKTVMPYISTTPAKLLNPCTGDQNCTSPFSYKNVLKLTSDGEQFNSLVGKQQISGNLDSPEGGFDAIMQVAVCGDHIGWRDVTRLLVFSTDAGFHFAGDGKLGGIVLPNDGKCHLENNMYTMSHYYDYPSIAHLVQKLSENNIQTIFAVTQEFQPVYKELKNLIPKSAVGTLSANSSNVIDLIIDAYNSLSSEVILENSKLPEGVTITYQSHCKNGIVNDGENGRRCSNISIGDEVSFSINITAQGCPRQGKEEVIKIKPLSFTEEVKITLNFICECDCHKQGIKNSDLCHNGNGTFECGACRCNKGRVGRQCECRKDEVSTEDLDKNCRKDNGTDICSNNGECVCGTCECKKRDNPEERYSGKFCECDNFNCDRSNNKLCGGHGRCECRVCVCDANYTGSACDCSLDTSTCLASNKQICNGRGICECGTCRCTDPKFQGPTCEICPTCPGVCTEHKECVQCRAFGTGEKKDTCERDCSYFNLIKVKDRDKLPQPVQAFPLMHCKERDANDCWFYYTYAVNNTEKEVHVVEELECPPGPDIIPIVAGVVAGIVLIGLALLLIWKLLMIIHDRREFAKFEKEKMNAKWDTGENPIYKSAVTTVINPKYEGK, encoded by the exons ATGGACCTGAGGTTACTCTTCATATCAATATTATTAGGTGTCATTTGTTACAGCAGTGGACAGCAAG AGGGCAACGAGTGCATTAAAGCCAACGTGTTATCTTGCGGAGATTGCATACAAGTGGGGGCTAAATGTGGATGGTGCACTGATATA AACTTTCTAAAACAGGGAGAACCCACATCGGCTCGCTGTGATGAGCTGGAGTCGCTCAAGAAAAGAGGCTGTGATGTCTCCAAAGTCGAGAACCCACGTGGGAGCCAACGTACCATAAGAAACAAACCAGTGACCAACCGTAAGAAAGGAGCAGAGAAACTTCAACCCAATGACATCACACAGATCCAGCCACAGGAACTCAAACTGAACCTTAGATCTG GTGAGCCTCAGAATATTAAACTGAAGTTCAAGAGGGCTGAGGACTATCCCATTGACCTGTACTACCTTATGGACCTGTCCTACTCAATGAAGGATGATTtggaaaatgtgaaaaaccTGGGAACAAGTTTGATGAAGGAGATGTCCAAGATTACCTCAGATTTCAGGATTG GTTTCGGCTCTTTTGTGGAAAAGACGGTTATGCCGTATATCAGCACCACACCAGCCAAGCTTCTAAACCCTTGTACCGGGGACCAAAACTGTACCAGCCCCTTCAGCTACAAAAACGTGTTGAAACTCACTAGCGATGGGGAGCAGTTTAATTCTCTAGTGGGGAAGCAACAGATATCGGGTAACCTTGACTCACCTGAGGGAGGATTTGACGCTATCATGCAGGTGGCTGTTTGTGGG GATCACATAGGCTGGAGAGATGTCACCCGTTTGTTGGTGTTTTCCACGGATGCAGGTTTTCATTTTGCTGGAGACGGAAAACTTGGCGGAATCGTTCTTCCCAATGATGGAAAATGCCACCTGGAAAACAACATGTACACAATGAGCCATTAT TATGATTATCCCTCCATCGCCCACCTGGTTCAGAAACTGAGTGAAAACAATATTCAGACCATATTTGCTGTCACACAAGAATTTCAGCCTGTTTACAAA GAACTTAAAAACTTAATTCCAAAGTCTGCAGTGGGCACGCTGTCAGCAAACTCCAGCAATGTTATCGATCTTATTATTGATGCCTACAAT TCTCTCTCCTCCGAGGTCATTCTGGAGAACAGTAAACTTCCTGAGGGAGTGACCATCACCTATCAATCACACTGCAAAAACGGTATAGTGAATGATGGAGAAAATGGAAGGAGGTGCTCCAACATCTCCATCGGAGATGAG GTATCCTTCAGCATTAATATCACAGCTCAGGGTTGCCCCAGACAAGGCAAAGAAGAAGTAATTAAGATTAAACCTTTGAGCTTTACTGAGGAGGTCAAGATCACCCTCAACTTCATCTGCGAGTGTGACTGTCACAAGCAGGGCATCAAAAACAGCGACTTGTGCCATAATGGCAATGGCACATTTGAGTGTGGAGCCTGCAG GTGCAATAAGGGACGTGTTGGCAGACAGTGTGAATGTCGTAAAGACGAGGTGTCCACTGAGGACCTGGACAAGAATTGCCGTAAGGACAACGGCACGGACATCTGCAGTAACAACGGCGAGTGCGTGTGCGGCACCTGCGAGTGCAAGAAGAGAGACAATCCTGAGGAACGCTACAGCGGCAAGTTCTGCGAGTGCGACAACTTCAACTGCGACCGTTCCAACAATAAACTCTGCGG AGGACACGGCCGTTGTGAGTGCAGGGTTTGTGTCTGTGATGCTAACTACACTGGAAGCGCGTGTGACTGCTCTCTGGACACCTCTACCTGCCTCGCCTCCAACAAGCAGATCTGTAATGGCAGAGGGATTTGTGAGTGTGGGACCTGCAGGTGCACAGACCCCAAGTTTCAGGGTCCCACCTGTGAGATTTGCCCCACCTGCCCTGGAGTCTGCACTGAACACAA GGAGTGTGTGCAGTGTCGGGCGTTTGGCACCGGAGAGAAGAAAGACACTTGTGAGAGAGACTGTAGTTACTTTAATCTCATCAAGGTGAAGGACAGAGACAAACTCCCTCAACCCGTCCAGGCCTTCCCCCTCATGCACTGCAAAGAGAGAGACGCTAATGACTGCTGGTTTTACTACACATACGCTGTCAATAATACTGAGAAGGAGGTCCATGTTGTGGAAGAATTAG AGTGTCCGCCGGGTCCTGACATCATCCCCATTGTGGCGGGTGTGGTCGCGGGCATCGTTCTGATTGGTCTAGCCCTGCTACTGATCTGGAAGCTGCTCATGATCATTCATGACAGACGCGAGTTCGCAAAGTTTGAGAAAGAGAAGATGAACGCCAAGTGGGACACG